A window of Vanessa atalanta chromosome 29, ilVanAtal1.2, whole genome shotgun sequence genomic DNA:
TCGCTTCATATCTCATGAGCGATCACTAGTAATACTTActtctaatataaaatttgtactcACTGAGATTAACTGCGTTAGTTGTATGAAGCTGCAGGTCTGAAGTTACTGATTCAAATTATGGGTCTGGctgatgaaaaaatatttgatataaagaaGCAGCTACATGCTCTTGTCGTAACTAGACGCGAGCATCGTTGGAGTTGACATGGCTGTATTACAAAGTGTATTCGTTTTTAAGAGGAACATGAAAAAATTTTTAGCCATGTTTATCAGatatgcatttatatataatttatttttatggaacaAAGAACGCAAATGTCTGAGAAGAATAgtgcttaaatttattatttattctccaGCTGGACACATGGTTCGGGCGGCCCAAGAAGGCGGGCGCGGGGCTCGAGCGCGGCTACGACACAGTGCCGAGGGCGGAGCCCCGCGCGGAGGACGACGAGCCCGCCGCGGAGTACACCAACAAGATAGACGCGTTGGACGACGACCAGCTCGAGCGAAGATTTGAGGAGATGCTCGTGAGTATTAGGATTTAATACTCACTTTAGGAGATCCTGTCATTGATACGTCGAGATGTTACCTTGACTGAGTGTTATTGTTTTCTGATATTTCTGTGCCTgttgacataaaatattcttgGTTCAAGATATCATCTCACCGGATTGAATTACACCGATAAGAACCGGCTATAAATTCAGTAGTAACTCTGGTTTTCCAATGAAATATTCGGTTATgtgatatataatgaaaataacggTTGTGAATTCCATGTTTAAGTTTTGTTTCTAATACATTGTATTGCATATAAAGTCATATCTTTTAATGATTTCGCATATTGCACGGATCATGGTGAGAAGTATTAGTGAGTTTTtaaaagtgataacttcttatgggggGGATAAACCGCtacgttacgtaacgcgttacggcgtcaGTCTTCCCTATCTCTTACGCATGTTCAAATTAGACTAGTTTAAGATATCACTTCCGTCGGGCGTCCCGAGGCGCAcacttatatgttttatttttattatttatgtaggcGAAGGGGCCAATGGCCTACTTGATGGTCAGTCAGTAGTCACCACTGTCGAGAGACATCCTTCCTTTTACGGCAACTTTGTTTGGCTATGGGCTCGTCTTTCTGGACGCGATAAACTTAAACTACGGAATGGATTTTGTTACGGTTATAACCAATGAAAGGAATCAGGAGGAAGGCTCAGTTGTATAGTTCTTGTTTTGCGTATATTAGATGAAGTTTAACTTTGACGATATGGGAAAAATCATGCCGATAGCGAGAGCCGTGTAAACCAATATATGTAGACCCTGATATTATCAGTGTGGAGCTTGGACGGGTTACGAGCTAGGGACGGTAGCTAAGCTTAAcataagattataattaattaattggtaaagttaatgtaatattaattaattatttcagacTGATATGAATATCGGTGAAAAGAAAAAGGAACCGTTAAGAAAATACTCAAGGGATCAAAAGAAGAAAATGCTGGTGGCGTACAAATTTGTCAACGCACAGGTTTGTATCAATTTGAAAAGCTTTAAGTATGATTAAAATTAGAGTCTGTTTCAACGGCAGGAGGtgtaagataaataaacaactttgacctcgAACTGacatgtcattggtcgagatctaaaataatttattgtattaattatggaGTCGTGAGAAAATGTCGTTTcgttgttatcggaattttaggAAGTAAAATTGAAGTGGATTTAAGTAGGTATGTGAAACagttttgtgttataaataaatatatatcattcaagaactgtttgtagtgcattaTATAGCAGAGTTAAATGCAAATCCCATGGACTATGTGAGCATTAGGTTTGTGTATCTTTACTCGTCCTTCCATTGAATATAGTGCAGTGTTGTCTTATGTGAGTAGCTTTATGGTTTCCTGTGTGGGTAACACTCAcacatatgttatatattatttacaatgttcaTTTCAATGGACAGAGTTAGTCATTCACCATCAAGTGTTATACTTATAGAtctatacatatagatatactCGTGATGGCGCCCTCCAAGTTAAATTAATGTCAGTATGCATTAGTGtgagtgtgcgtgagacgacttaGTGTagagacaacaaaaaaaattcaaattatattatattttttaagtttatttttgataaaaactaaataatttaatgtgatAGGGCGTCTCTGTAAGCGGATATATCTATACTCGTCTGCTGTGTCgtcaagttaaatatatataattcctaTGCCTCTAAgagatttgtaaaatttttattgtaaatatatttggagAGATCGGAGGGAGTTGTCTTTATatgttgaagaaaaacatctgtttttttttaaaaaaaggtggGGGACTGGTATTTGGCTACAACGCCCATATACATTTgcactgtcagaaatattaaccattccttacattgtcactgcgccaccaaccttcgtaaataagatgttatgtctcttgtgcctgtagttacactggatggCTCACCATTCACACTGAAACACTGATTATTGTTTGACGGTTTATTGTTGGTATAGCACAAAGTCCTACTGGTGGTAGGGtatctatatcatatatatattatatggtagtaatgatatgaataaaaaaatgatatattatcaattattttcagGAAGGTCGATCGAAATTCGAAAAACCATCTGATTATGTGTCATACCTAAATCAACCTGAACTGTCGGTGGGTAAACTGCATAGTTGCTTGGAGAACCTCAGGATAGCATTGACGAACAATCCCTTGTCCTGGATCGAGGAGTTCGGCACGAAGGGCATCGAGAGTCTCCTGACCACGCTCAATGTCTGCTATACCAAGTAAGTATCATTTCGatttgatgattattattattattattagcattataaTGTTGATATTACGTTTACATGCTATCAGTGGCAGTGGATTTTATCGGTAAGAATTAAAGGATTAAATAGCATTGACACCGATTGAAcgagaattttaaaaaaatgttatttttttgtcaaagatCTTAAATATTCATCCAAAtattcgatgttttttttttcagtgattCCCGTTATGATCGCGTCCAGTATGAATGTATTCGGTGTCTCTCAGCGATTCTCAACAACACAGTCGGTATCCGTGCGGTTTTTGAGTGTAGAGAAGCGCTTCCGGTCCTGGCTAGGAGTCTGGATGCTAGGAAACCTCATTGTGCTTTGGAAGCATCTAAGGTTactacgaatattatatttattttgctatcGATATTAACCTTACAAAGagctaatatttatttgtatttatgcaagagataatctccggaactaaggCTGctattctaaattttttttactggtAGAAAGATACATTAGGGTACTACTTACGAAGCAAGGGCGGGttgctagtataatataaagaaacagCCTGTGAATAAACATCTGTGATAATGCAATTAGTGTCCGGATTTGAACAAGCTATCTTCTTCAGAGTTACGCGCTCTTATCACTCGGCCATTTCAACTAATCGACACCAAAATGTCATAGATATTCCTgttgttttctatttatattaaagaatgttttaacaataatttcagGTACTCGCTGCGATATGTCTCATACCGAACGGTCACGAGAAAGTTCTAGAAGCGATCACGATGGCGGGCGAATCGAGCCGGAAGCCGAGGTTATTGCCAATCATCGAGGGCTTGGTCGCTAAGGCACCCGAGAGCTTGAAGGTGAAGATTGTTATTCTATGTTgaggtttaaatttaattataaaaagcttagaaagtaataacaattttgccttcgatacgtatttatttatttgcagtcAAATCTAAGATGATCAGTGTGATATATCAAgtgttgttattaaataaagataaaacatatacatattatatacaacatattatatatattataaattacaaaaaaaatatatatccggctcgaaggaccagaaattagttaaatattacatGAAGGTTCTTAAAGTACATGTTATGATATATATCTACttcaaatcttattatatatctCTAAAAGCAGTCTTAATGTCCATATCATTAAACTCAATATTGCTTGTCATCAGAACGGTTGCATGCAACTTATGAACGCGATCATCACTGAACCAGAGGAGTTAGAATTCAGGATGCATTTGCGGAGCGAGTTTATGAGAACTGGACTCTATGATCTGATAGGTAAGGttcacttttgtttatttatacatgacACTGTTCTTCGATTTTAGATACATAGACGGAAGTAGGCTTGAGTATATTCTGTATTATGACTATTCATATGCCTTATTTGTCTTTACGATTTATTTCGTGTTTAATGGTTAAGGAAATTATCGTGAGCAAACATGCATGTCTGCAACACACCAACTCGCATTGTTGGTGAAGTGTGGAATTTGCCGCACAATTTTTTgacattcaataattatttgtgttCGAGGATCTCATACAAATTGACTAGTATCAGATTTATGTCTTTTGTGGCATGATGGTACAGAAGCCACCACAAACTTTGCCCAAGGGGAGAACGATTTATATACACTCGCATGGCTGTCACCACAAACGTTCGACGACAGGTAACGTGTCAGTGTGTGTTCGCAGACGAGCTCCGCGCGGGCGCCGAGGAGGGCGGCGGGCGGCTCATACAGATGAACGTGTTCGACACGCACGCCGCGGCCGACCAGGAGGAGTTCCTGGCCAAGTTCGATGACGTCAGGTATGTCGCTCGATATATACATAAGCTAGTTTTACAACAGCCTCTTGTTGACGAGataacgaataaatattaatggaaAATACAGACGAAATTAAGATTACAGGATTTAAAACCTAATACCGGTttcaacaaaagatacacactaaGGCTTAATAGCATAAATGTCTCTAAAGCATAATTTAAAAGTACGTTCCTTCAATAACAGAAAACCACAGCTTGCATATCAAAGTTAgactaagtaaaatattataaaaaccaattaaaagCATGGTATACTctgtattatatcataattaaccAATGAGAGCAGAGATAGTTCAGACACGGGACCGATCGTTGCGCTAGCTGAGCGAGCGAGTGCTAGGAAAATTCTTGTATGTGGAATGtcgatgaaaaatatattgcgaAAAATATAGTCTATACTTTCCTAGACTAGAGTATATACCTCGGGGTTCTATACTGTATAGATCCCCGAGTTATCAATACTCTAGTCTAGTACATAAATAACATGCTTACCAAGGAATTGTGAATTTATTTAGAGAAACATTAAGTAGCTTTTATTGGTCCAACCTTGGATAGGAATTTCgaagtattttcattttaatcaaaCTTGGGGAAACCAGTATGTCGTCGCACTGTAAAGAAAGCTtttgagttatatttataatattttttttttgtaattgagtTTATTATTGGTTTCAGAGTGGACTTCCATGACGTGAACGAATGTTTCGAGCTGGTTAAGAATTTAGTGGTAGAGACGCCAGCAGAACCCTATCTGCTGTCGATACTACAACACTTGTTATTTATAAGGGATGACGAATTGATAAGGTTCGTGGAATTATATGATATAGTTGTTTTTACGCATATTGTATGTTCCAATGGCACAAGGAGTAAGGATATGCAAACCttagattattaaatttcatgcgATTTCTCAAATAGTTCTGCTCTATTATGCACTATAAACAGTTTTTCATTGAGAaatccttattatttttttaatacaacactattatatttaattatttatatccactttaatgttAATTCCAATGAtccaaattgataaaaatttacgtACAGTGAAACACCATGGCTTCATGAATCTATAACGAATGCCACAGGTTttttagatctcgaccaatggtgACGTgccaattcaaggtcaaagttgtttattattCAGTACTCCTGCTGTTGGAAGTGACTATAACTGCATTTCCAGTACCGTCGTTCATtgattaatatgattataatttagacTGAGggagacaaatatatatacatttatgtaagtTAGAAAGTGTTGTacagtgtgtttttttttcaggccAGCATATTACAAACTTATAGAGGAATGTATAACACAAATCGTGCTGCACAAGAACGGCTACGACCCAGACTTTAGGCATACGCAACGGTTCAATATAGACGTCCAACCCCTCATCGACGGACTGATCGGTTAGTACCTCCCGtagtttcattataataaagtattttcatcATCACTCAAAGTCACCGAAAACGCAACCGTGCTGTGTTATTAAATAGCACGGTACACGAGTTCGGCCCGTCTCGATGCTGTATGCTACATGCTATGTGTCATATGCTACTGCGACAGAGAAGTCCCGCGCGGAGGAGGAGCGCCGAGTGGAGGAGCTGAAGGGCAAGCTGGAGGCCGCCATCGCGGCGCGCCAGGAGGCCGAGGCGCGCGCCGCGTCGCTGGAGGAGCGCCTGCGccacgcgcccgccgccgcgctcgCGCACGCCAACATCGCCGCCATCGCCAAGGTTACAAGTTTGTCGTGTCGACTGTACCGCTCTAAGGGTTGCGCTATGTTATCtgacattttaaatcaaaatcctCGTAGTTGATGtagataatgttatattatacagtatTTCATAGTAATATATGAtgcagtaattataaaaatacttttatctttTCATTTTAGGCGATCGGCAGCCCCGGAGGACCGCCCCCGCCACCGCCCCCTCCTATGCCGGGAGGTAAGATCATTgatcgttatattttaatttcataatcacATAAACTCTTCGCATGTACACTatgaatatttacttatatgcaATAATGTGCATGttttaaacacatttatataataagcacAATATTTTCGAACTACGTTTCTTTTGACGGTTCAATTATCATTGATATTTCATATTAAGGAAAACTATAATGTGGTTGAAAGTTTGAGATAAAGGCATGAGTCGTGAGCACAATATTGACCTGCGCTGTAGGACACTTGTAGTCTCTTTGGAGGAGTGGAGGAGGAGGCGTCGAGGCTGCACGCGATTGGTCCGTCAGGCGATGCTTGTCGCCTATTGGACTGTGACTTGTCATTCGATTACTGTGCACTTGCGTGCGATTTAAGGGCCTACGTTtgttatttagttttagtttttgttaGCGACACgttgcaaaattattattacattggaTTATTAGCATACGGATAATACTATAtagataattgtaaatttatattaaataagacattAACATCTAATACATGTGATTTTTCTCAAGTACAACAAATTGTTTCTGCAATTTCTTCTCTAAGGAATTAAGGTTTATAAtgttcaaatatcaaaatatcaatttcTATTGATATATGCAAAAGTAACAAGCTTTAGAACCGCTATcctgtaatgttatatttttgaatttacacTCGTATACGTAGGACACGGCGATTTTGTTCTATTTAGAGCTTTTCAGTATAACTGtatcaaagtaaaatttcaaaCACCACTATTCAATATTTTGTGTCAGTTTCtatcaatataattagtaaaacgGTACTTAATCAATTATGTTAAAAGTGTACAAAAGCGGACGCGGTACTCACCCTATAACTGCCCATTTGTGCTCACGACTCACGCCAACTATTATACTGGTGGTGGATACACGTTAATGTAGGATTTCATCCAgtacacgcaggtttcctcaaaatatttttgaacatcaCCAATAttgatatgaattaaaaattacatgaaaCTTGATCTTTGTCTTctcagtttataataaaacagctTATTATTAAGTGTTTATATAAAGCTTGCTTGTTTATACTCTGTATCTAACAATGAATATATACGCCCTGCAGGGCCCgccccgccgccgccgccgcccatGCCAGGCTCAGGTAACCAAAGAACCCAATACTTCTTAGTGTAATGATTCacaggattttattttaaataagaaggcGTATCTTGTGGTCACCACTGTACACTATATAATATtgacactgtaaaaaatatttgtctgtcCTTGCACCGTTAAAACACTGACTAGGTTAAAAACTAAGATGTTTGCAtggtgtaattacactgactcactaaaTTCTTAAATAGGAACGCAGCAATGAATATTCGTGTGTGAATAATAGTATTCGTGGGTCTCCACACGAAGGGCCTATCAATGATTCGTGTTTTGATTGCAGACTCCCTGATTAGAGCTAATTCCATTACTCTAATACAGATTGGGTTGGTGTTTTTTGTGGACACAGATTATCAATGTTTGTAGATCAACGATAATGTAGACGTTTTTGAACCCATTGTTGGTTATGTAGgggatggtgaatatttctCACAGTTCCAAAGTGTACGAGATCATTTATAATGATGTGGCATATTTGCCAGTCTGGTCACCtgtgttcaataaaaaaaaaaactaccactGGTTACCATtccgattacatcaattatatttaagatatacagtacatttatttagctttaaatattatatccgaAAGTTACTAGCATTGTCAATTGAATGTCACCATTTACTATCAGCAGTTCATCAGATCTGATCTCTTATTATGGTTTTTCTAGGTATGGGTCCACCTCCCCCGCCGCCTCCCCCGTTTCCGGGCGCCGCGGgtgcgccgccgccgcccccgATGCCCGGTGGGGCGCCTCCACCGCCACCGATGATGGGGGGCCCTCGGCCACCACCGC
This region includes:
- the LOC125074991 gene encoding protein diaphanous isoform X3, whose product is MDTIKVVGDYVRERSPFSLDTWFGRPKKAGAGLERGYDTVPRAEPRAEDDEPAAEYTNKIDALDDDQLERRFEEMLTDMNIGEKKKEPLRKYSRDQKKKMLVAYKFVNAQEGRSKFEKPSDYVSYLNQPELSVGKLHSCLENLRIALTNNPLSWIEEFGTKGIESLLTTLNVCYTNDSRYDRVQYECIRCLSAILNNTVGIRAVFECREALPVLARSLDARKPHCALEASKVLAAICLIPNGHEKVLEAITMAGESSRKPRLLPIIEGLVAKAPESLKNGCMQLMNAIITEPEELEFRMHLRSEFMRTGLYDLIDELRAGAEEGGGRLIQMNVFDTHAAADQEEFLAKFDDVRVDFHDVNECFELVKNLVVETPAEPYLLSILQHLLFIRDDELIRPAYYKLIEECITQIVLHKNGYDPDFRHTQRFNIDVQPLIDGLIEKSRAEEERRVEELKGKLEAAIAARQEAEARAASLEERLRHAPAAALAHANIAAIAKAIGSPGGPPPPPPPPMPGGPAPPPPPPMPGSGMGPPPPPPPPFPGAAGAPPPPPMPGGAPPPPPMMGGPRPPPPPGMGPMMPRMPQPDILPHGLKPKKKYEVEGPLKRANWKTIVPQKMSEKAFWVNVQEDKLASPDILSGLALKFSSKPVAKKNEDSVDKVHTLKKVKDLKVLDSKAAQNLSILLGGSLKHMSYEHIRTCVLRCDTTVLTADVLDLLIQYLPPADQLKKLADLKCKSEELTEAELFSATVADIKRLVPRLRSLAFREHYSEIISELKPDIVSGTAACEEVKSSGKFAKILELLLLLGNYMNTGSNNAGAYGFEISFLTKLTSTKDLENKQTLLHYLVDTIESKFPDVLSFAEEMPHIDRAARVSMENLQKALKKMDNDIRALETDLNNSRVPQTPDDLFNETMSNFAKEAREQCDVLHSMFKKMEALYGELAEYYVFDPHKYTLEEFFSDIKTFKDSFATAHQDNVVARESEERARRARAARAAAERERRDRQHRYKQFVDMEQAQDGVMDSLMEALQSGSAFSRERPRKKANPRVAGAERRAQLNRSRSRSALTGPLTTRELTNELLSNA
- the LOC125074991 gene encoding protein diaphanous isoform X1; translation: MVHLNVNKEKMSRHEKAKSGFLDTWFGRPKKAGAGLERGYDTVPRAEPRAEDDEPAAEYTNKIDALDDDQLERRFEEMLTDMNIGEKKKEPLRKYSRDQKKKMLVAYKFVNAQEGRSKFEKPSDYVSYLNQPELSVGKLHSCLENLRIALTNNPLSWIEEFGTKGIESLLTTLNVCYTNDSRYDRVQYECIRCLSAILNNTVGIRAVFECREALPVLARSLDARKPHCALEASKVLAAICLIPNGHEKVLEAITMAGESSRKPRLLPIIEGLVAKAPESLKNGCMQLMNAIITEPEELEFRMHLRSEFMRTGLYDLIDELRAGAEEGGGRLIQMNVFDTHAAADQEEFLAKFDDVRVDFHDVNECFELVKNLVVETPAEPYLLSILQHLLFIRDDELIRPAYYKLIEECITQIVLHKNGYDPDFRHTQRFNIDVQPLIDGLIEKSRAEEERRVEELKGKLEAAIAARQEAEARAASLEERLRHAPAAALAHANIAAIAKAIGSPGGPPPPPPPPMPGGPAPPPPPPMPGSGMGPPPPPPPPFPGAAGAPPPPPMPGGAPPPPPMMGGPRPPPPPGMGPMMPRMPQPDILPHGLKPKKKYEVEGPLKRANWKTIVPQKMSEKAFWVNVQEDKLASPDILSGLALKFSSKPVAKKNEDSVDKVHTLKKVKDLKVLDSKAAQNLSILLGGSLKHMSYEHIRTCVLRCDTTVLTADVLDLLIQYLPPADQLKKLADLKCKSEELTEAELFSATVADIKRLVPRLRSLAFREHYSEIISELKPDIVSGTAACEEVKSSGKFAKILELLLLLGNYMNTGSNNAGAYGFEISFLTKLTSTKDLENKQTLLHYLVDTIESKFPDVLSFAEEMPHIDRAARVSMENLQKALKKMDNDIRALETDLNNSRVPQTPDDLFNETMSNFAKEAREQCDVLHSMFKKMEALYGELAEYYVFDPHKYTLEEFFSDIKTFKDSFATAHQDNVVARESEERARRARAARAAAERERRDRQHRYKQFVDMEQAQDGVMDSLMEALQSGSAFSRERPRKKANPRVAGAERRAQLNRSRSRSALTGPLTTRELTNELLSNA
- the LOC125074991 gene encoding protein diaphanous isoform X2; this encodes MYNSVPRLKRRETWKRRSGLDTWFGRPKKAGAGLERGYDTVPRAEPRAEDDEPAAEYTNKIDALDDDQLERRFEEMLTDMNIGEKKKEPLRKYSRDQKKKMLVAYKFVNAQEGRSKFEKPSDYVSYLNQPELSVGKLHSCLENLRIALTNNPLSWIEEFGTKGIESLLTTLNVCYTNDSRYDRVQYECIRCLSAILNNTVGIRAVFECREALPVLARSLDARKPHCALEASKVLAAICLIPNGHEKVLEAITMAGESSRKPRLLPIIEGLVAKAPESLKNGCMQLMNAIITEPEELEFRMHLRSEFMRTGLYDLIDELRAGAEEGGGRLIQMNVFDTHAAADQEEFLAKFDDVRVDFHDVNECFELVKNLVVETPAEPYLLSILQHLLFIRDDELIRPAYYKLIEECITQIVLHKNGYDPDFRHTQRFNIDVQPLIDGLIEKSRAEEERRVEELKGKLEAAIAARQEAEARAASLEERLRHAPAAALAHANIAAIAKAIGSPGGPPPPPPPPMPGGPAPPPPPPMPGSGMGPPPPPPPPFPGAAGAPPPPPMPGGAPPPPPMMGGPRPPPPPGMGPMMPRMPQPDILPHGLKPKKKYEVEGPLKRANWKTIVPQKMSEKAFWVNVQEDKLASPDILSGLALKFSSKPVAKKNEDSVDKVHTLKKVKDLKVLDSKAAQNLSILLGGSLKHMSYEHIRTCVLRCDTTVLTADVLDLLIQYLPPADQLKKLADLKCKSEELTEAELFSATVADIKRLVPRLRSLAFREHYSEIISELKPDIVSGTAACEEVKSSGKFAKILELLLLLGNYMNTGSNNAGAYGFEISFLTKLTSTKDLENKQTLLHYLVDTIESKFPDVLSFAEEMPHIDRAARVSMENLQKALKKMDNDIRALETDLNNSRVPQTPDDLFNETMSNFAKEAREQCDVLHSMFKKMEALYGELAEYYVFDPHKYTLEEFFSDIKTFKDSFATAHQDNVVARESEERARRARAARAAAERERRDRQHRYKQFVDMEQAQDGVMDSLMEALQSGSAFSRERPRKKANPRVAGAERRAQLNRSRSRSALTGPLTTRELTNELLSNA
- the LOC125074991 gene encoding protein diaphanous isoform X4, with protein sequence MDAMWDMFTLDTWFGRPKKAGAGLERGYDTVPRAEPRAEDDEPAAEYTNKIDALDDDQLERRFEEMLTDMNIGEKKKEPLRKYSRDQKKKMLVAYKFVNAQEGRSKFEKPSDYVSYLNQPELSVGKLHSCLENLRIALTNNPLSWIEEFGTKGIESLLTTLNVCYTNDSRYDRVQYECIRCLSAILNNTVGIRAVFECREALPVLARSLDARKPHCALEASKVLAAICLIPNGHEKVLEAITMAGESSRKPRLLPIIEGLVAKAPESLKNGCMQLMNAIITEPEELEFRMHLRSEFMRTGLYDLIDELRAGAEEGGGRLIQMNVFDTHAAADQEEFLAKFDDVRVDFHDVNECFELVKNLVVETPAEPYLLSILQHLLFIRDDELIRPAYYKLIEECITQIVLHKNGYDPDFRHTQRFNIDVQPLIDGLIEKSRAEEERRVEELKGKLEAAIAARQEAEARAASLEERLRHAPAAALAHANIAAIAKAIGSPGGPPPPPPPPMPGGPAPPPPPPMPGSGMGPPPPPPPPFPGAAGAPPPPPMPGGAPPPPPMMGGPRPPPPPGMGPMMPRMPQPDILPHGLKPKKKYEVEGPLKRANWKTIVPQKMSEKAFWVNVQEDKLASPDILSGLALKFSSKPVAKKNEDSVDKVHTLKKVKDLKVLDSKAAQNLSILLGGSLKHMSYEHIRTCVLRCDTTVLTADVLDLLIQYLPPADQLKKLADLKCKSEELTEAELFSATVADIKRLVPRLRSLAFREHYSEIISELKPDIVSGTAACEEVKSSGKFAKILELLLLLGNYMNTGSNNAGAYGFEISFLTKLTSTKDLENKQTLLHYLVDTIESKFPDVLSFAEEMPHIDRAARVSMENLQKALKKMDNDIRALETDLNNSRVPQTPDDLFNETMSNFAKEAREQCDVLHSMFKKMEALYGELAEYYVFDPHKYTLEEFFSDIKTFKDSFATAHQDNVVARESEERARRARAARAAAERERRDRQHRYKQFVDMEQAQDGVMDSLMEALQSGSAFSRERPRKKANPRVAGAERRAQLNRSRSRSALTGPLTTRELTNELLSNA